One stretch of Zingiber officinale cultivar Zhangliang chromosome 6B, Zo_v1.1, whole genome shotgun sequence DNA includes these proteins:
- the LOC121991674 gene encoding protein ROLLING AND ERECT LEAF 2-like: protein MGCAASRLENEDCVRRCKERRRLMREAVYSRHHLASAHADYLHSLRLTGSALTRFALGEPLAVSEEAPLVFLPSYASSIPTAAVGSTLPAPKPMPKPSSARSTPGPPPLYRPFHSHCFSQSPSPPASVVSASPSFRKQSSAATSEAGQPRFPPWNSTYTATPSQSSSAWDWEKCYPPSPPDSDFFDRKKKSEIEARNRVQHHLPPEEEGEESDEGPSARDEEGRVGREEVYYSEWDERCSSPTNSSEPERRENREAERDTLSRTESMATRSGYAHSQAPPSELASSAAAEVKSRPRPASDAWSSSARWKNGVQEETISSSAAAVAELPVVVRHRNLAEIAGAIEELFVKASNAGSVLSDLLDVGRAHFDGSFRQLKKTVYHSNSVLSALSSSWTSKPPLAIRYRLDTAALEESGGRKSLGSTLERLLAWEKKLFEEVKAREGVKIEHEKKLSSLQSQEFRGKDEAKLDKTKASIKKLQSLIIVTSQAVTTTSSAITKVRDDELAPQLVQICYEVLNMWRQMNHFHDAQHQIVQQVRGLVNSGLTGEPTSDLHRLVTRDLEAAVSAWHSSFNRLIKYHRDHIRALVGWLKLTLIQVSSDEHRRDHSSPIATGLSAFCDEWKQALDRLPDTVASEAVKSFMNVIHAIYTKQAEELKLKKKADTYSKELEKKSTSLRSIEKRYYRSYSMVGIALPGNAHRNDGQGFDAHDPLAEKKSEIAACQRKVEDEMMRHAKAVEITRSLTLNNIQTGLPGVFQALTGFSSMLVEAMEGVCRRARSV from the exons ATGGGTTGCGCGGCGTCGCGGCTGGAGAACGAGGACTGCGTTCGCCGCTGCAAGGAACGTCGCCGCCTTATGAGAGAGGCCGTCTACTCCCGCCACCACCTCGCCTCCGCTCATGCTGACTACCTCCATTCCCTCCGGCTCACCGGCTCCGCCCTCACCCGCTTTGCACTCGGCGAGCCTCTCGCTGTCTCCGAGGAGGCTCCGCTCGTTTTCCTCCCTTCTTACGCCTCCTCCATCCCCACTGCTGCAGTTGGCTCCACACTCCCAGCTCCCAAACCCATGCCTAAACCCTCCTCCGCTCGCTCTACACCAGGGCCACCTCCCCTGTACCGTCCCTTCCATTCCCATTGCTTCTCACAGTCGCCTTCCCCTCCTGCTTCCGTCGTTTCCGCCTCACCTTCCTTCCGAAAGCAGTCTTCGGCAGCAACATCCGAAGCCGGCCAACCGCGGTTCCCGCCGTGGAACTCGACATACACCGCCACTCCTTCTCAGTCTTCCTCCGCTTGGGACTGGGAGAAGTGCTACCCTCCTTCGCCCCCCGATTCCGATTTTTTTGATCGTAAGAAGAAGTCGGAGATCGAGGCGAGGAATCGCGTCCAACATCACCTCCCGCCggaagaagaaggggaagagTCAGACGAGGGGCCATCGGCCCGAGATGAAGAAGGTCGAGTAGGAAGGGAAGAGGTCTATTACAGTGAATGGGACGAGCGCTGCAGCAGCCCCACCAACTCTTCCGAGCCGGAGCGGCGGGAGAACCGGGAGGCCGAGAGGGACACACTCTCTCGAACCGAAAGCATGGCCACCAGATCCGGTTACGCCCACAGCCAGGCGCCGCCCTCGGAACTCGCATCGTCCGCAGCGGCGGAGGTGAAGTCTCGTCCGCGACCTGCGTCGGACGCATGGTCGTCCTCCGCCAGGTGGAAGAACGGCGTCCAGGAGGAGACAATTTCGTCATCTGCTGCAGCAGTCGCTGAGCTCCCTGTGGTGGTGCGCCACCGCAACCTGGCGGAGATTGCGGGTGCCATCGAGGAGCTCTTTGTCAAGGCGTCCAACGCAGGCAGCGTCCTCTCCGATCTCCTCGACGTTGGCCGCGCCCACTTCGACGGCAGCTTCCGGCAGCTCAAGA AGACGGTGTATCACTCGAACAGCGTCCTCAGCGCTCTGTCTTCAAGTTGGACGTCAAAGCCTCCTCTAGCAATTCGGTATCGCTTGGACACAGCTGCTTTAGAGGAATCAGGTGGCCGGAAAAGCCTCGGCTCCACCTTGGAGCGTCTCTTGGCTTGGGAAAAGAAGCTCTTCGAAGAGGTTAAG GCAAGAGAAGGTGTAAAGATTGAGCATGAGAAGAAGCTTTCATCTTTGCAGAGCCAGGAATTTCGAGGAAAGGATGAAGCTAAACTGGACAAGACCAAGGCTTCTATAAAGAAACTCCAATCACTGATCATAGTGACATCTCAAGCAGTCACAACCACATCTTCTGCCATCACCAAAGTCCGTGATGATGAGCTCGCACCACAGCTTGTTCAAATTTGTTATGA GGTATTGAATATGTGGAGACAAATGAATCACTTCCATGATGCTCAACACCAAATAGTGCAACAAGTCCGAGGCCTTGTGAACAGTGGACTTACCGGTGAGCCAACGTCCGACTTGCATCGGTTGGTGACGCGTGACCTTGAAGCTGCTGTCTCAGCGTGGCATTCAAGCTTCAACCGTCTCATCAAATACCATCGCGATCACATTCGTGCTTTAGTTGGCTGGCTTAAGCTTACACTCATCCAAGTCAGTAGTGACGAGCACCGTAGAGATCATTCTTCGCCTATAGCCACTGGACTCTCAGCCTTCTGTGATGAGTGGAAGCAAGCTCTAGACCGCCTACCTGATACCGTGGCCTCTGAGGCTGTCAAAAGTTTCATGAACGTCATCCATGCCATCTACACGAAACAGGCAGAGGAATTGAAGTTGAAGAAGAAGGCCGATACTTACTCAAAAGAGCTCGAGAAGAAATCCACATCACTGAGAAGCATCGAGAAAAGATACTACCGATCCTACTCGATGGTAGGCATTGCACTTCCAGGCAATGCCCACCGCAATGACGGGCAGGGCTTTGATGCACACGACCCATTGGCAGAAAAGAAATCGGAGATTGCAGCATGCCAGAGGAAGGTAGAAGACGAGATGATGAGGCATGCCAAGGCAGTGGAGATCACTCGGTCGCTGACCCTTAACAATATACAGACTGGTTTGCCCGGTGTGTTTCAGGCACTGACTGGGTTCTCCAGTATGTTGGTGGAAGCCATGGAAGGTGTTTGCCGTCGCGCAAGGTCTGTTTGA